A genomic window from Levilactobacillus yonginensis includes:
- the rpsG gene encoding 30S ribosomal protein S7 codes for MPRKGNVQKREVLPDPIYNSKLVTRLINHTMMDGKRGTSTKIIYGAFDIIKNETGNDPVEVFEEAMKNVMPVLEVKARRVGGSNYQVPIEVRPDRRTTLGLRWIVQYSRLRGEHTMVDRLAREIMDAANNTGAAVKKREDTHRMADANRAFAHYRW; via the coding sequence ATGCCTAGAAAAGGAAACGTACAAAAGCGTGAAGTCCTTCCTGATCCAATTTACAATTCAAAGTTGGTCACTCGTCTGATCAACCACACGATGATGGATGGGAAACGTGGTACTTCAACTAAAATCATTTATGGTGCATTTGACATCATTAAGAACGAAACTGGCAACGATCCAGTGGAAGTCTTCGAAGAAGCAATGAAGAACGTCATGCCAGTCTTGGAAGTTAAGGCTCGGCGTGTTGGTGGGTCAAACTACCAAGTTCCAATCGAAGTTCGTCCTGACCGTCGGACTACTTTAGGTCTGCGTTGGATTGTGCAGTACTCTCGCCTTCGTGGCGAACACACTATGGTTGACCGGCTTGCCCGCGAAATCATGGATGCTGCCAACAACACAGGTGCTGCTGTTAAGAAGCGTGAAGATACGCACCGGATGGCTGATGCTAACCGTGCCTTCGCTCATTACCGCTGGTAA
- the rpsL gene encoding 30S ribosomal protein S12 — MPTINQLVRKGRKSKSSKSDAPALNYGYNSFKKAQVKNPAPQKRGVATRVGTMTPKKPNSALRKYARVRLSNLIEVTAYIPGIGHNLQEHSVVLIRGGRVKDLPGVRYHVIRGALDTAGVTDRRQGRSKYGTKKPKG, encoded by the coding sequence ATGCCTACTATCAACCAATTGGTGCGTAAAGGTCGTAAATCTAAAAGTTCTAAATCAGATGCCCCAGCTTTAAACTACGGGTATAACAGTTTCAAAAAAGCTCAAGTTAAGAATCCAGCTCCACAAAAGCGTGGGGTTGCTACTCGTGTCGGTACCATGACACCAAAGAAGCCTAACTCAGCTTTACGGAAATATGCACGTGTGCGGTTGTCAAACTTAATTGAAGTGACTGCTTACATCCCTGGTATTGGCCACAACCTTCAAGAACATAGTGTTGTGCTTATCCGGGGCGGCCGGGTTAAGGATTTACCTGGGGTTCGTTACCATGTTATCCGTGGTGCGCTCGATACTGCCGGGGTTACTGACCGTCGTCAAGGTCGTTCCAAGTACGGGACTAAGAAGCCTAAGGGCTAG
- a CDS encoding A24 family peptidase: MMFILFIYGACLGSFLVAMADRYVTGESPLFPPSHCVTCSTRLAPWQMVPILSYLFLRGRCAYCQAIISPTILLMEGTTALLLTTWTPTLTLPLLWLILWAFAALSDVQTQAFPGWLSWATLSISLIGQPWPTILFVASLFGLVRWLWPHWSHPRIGDGDLEMMIGYWVFFGSLSMAHWLLLACSLALLTIRTPARFAFLPYLLISALIWWLWP, translated from the coding sequence ATGATGTTTATCCTATTTATTTATGGTGCCTGTCTGGGGTCCTTCCTCGTGGCCATGGCCGACCGGTACGTGACTGGTGAATCTCCACTCTTCCCGCCATCGCACTGTGTAACCTGCTCTACCCGCTTAGCTCCTTGGCAAATGGTTCCCATTTTGAGTTACCTATTTCTACGTGGTCGTTGTGCTTACTGTCAAGCAATCATTTCACCAACCATTCTTCTTATGGAGGGAACTACAGCCCTTCTGCTGACAACCTGGACACCTACATTAACCCTGCCACTTCTGTGGTTGATCCTTTGGGCATTCGCGGCCCTGTCTGACGTACAAACCCAGGCCTTCCCCGGCTGGCTAAGCTGGGCCACCCTCAGCATTAGCTTAATTGGTCAGCCTTGGCCGACCATCTTATTCGTCGCCAGTCTATTTGGCCTGGTTCGTTGGCTGTGGCCCCACTGGTCTCACCCCCGGATTGGCGATGGGGACTTAGAAATGATGATTGGCTACTGGGTGTTCTTTGGAAGCTTATCGATGGCTCACTGGTTGTTGCTAGCGTGCAGCTTAGCTCTACTAACCATTCGCACCCCTGCAAGATTCGCTTTCTTACCCTATCTCCTGATCAGCGCGCTTATCTGGTGGTTATGGCCTTAA
- the fusA gene encoding elongation factor G: MANTREFPLEKTRNIGIMAHIDAGKTTTTERILYYTGKIHKIGETHDGASQMDWMEQEQERGITITSAATTAEWKKHRINIIDTPGHVDFTVEVERSLRVLDGAVAVLDGQAGVEPQTETVWRQASDFDVPRIVFVNKMDKLGADFDFSVNSLHERLQANAVALQMAIGAEDDFAGVVDLIEMKAYVYDKDELGSSWDTVDIPADMLEEAKKRHEGIIESVADVDDEIMEKYLEGEEISKEELKAAIRRATLRLDLFPVFAGSAFKDKGVQMLMDAVVDYLPSPLDVKPYNATVPDTDEAVTLRANDDDPFAALAFKVATDPFVGRLTYIRVYSGTLEAGSYVLNSTKDKRERVGRLLQMHSNHRQEIPEVFSGDIAGAIGLKNTTTGDSLTDPDHPLHLESMDFPDPVIQVAVEPKTKADQDKMNTALQKLSEEDPTFKAETNPETGETLIAGMGELHLDIIIDRMKREFKVEANIGAPQVAYREAFTKPTKVQGKFVRQSGGKGQYGDVWIEFTPNERGKGYEFEDAIVGGVVPREFIPSVDQGLQEAMANGVLAGYPLVDVKAKLYDGSYHEVDSSEAAFKVAASLALRKAVQSAGPVILEPIMKVDILVPEEYMGDIMGQVTARRGKVDGMEARGNAQMIHSYVPLSEMFGYATTLRSASQGRGTFTMTFDHYEPTPKSVQADIIKKNGGTPVED, translated from the coding sequence ATGGCTAATACTCGTGAATTTCCGCTTGAAAAGACGCGTAACATCGGTATCATGGCTCACATCGATGCCGGTAAAACGACGACTACTGAGCGTATCCTGTATTATACTGGTAAAATCCATAAGATTGGTGAAACCCATGATGGGGCTTCACAAATGGACTGGATGGAACAAGAACAAGAACGGGGTATTACGATCACTTCTGCCGCTACCACGGCCGAATGGAAGAAACACCGGATCAACATCATCGATACTCCAGGACACGTGGACTTCACTGTTGAAGTTGAACGTTCCCTGCGGGTGCTTGATGGTGCCGTTGCCGTCTTAGACGGTCAAGCCGGTGTTGAACCTCAAACTGAAACTGTTTGGCGTCAAGCCTCAGATTTCGATGTTCCCCGTATCGTTTTTGTTAACAAGATGGACAAGTTGGGTGCTGACTTCGACTTCTCCGTTAATTCACTCCACGAACGTCTCCAAGCTAACGCCGTTGCATTGCAAATGGCTATTGGTGCTGAAGATGACTTTGCCGGTGTTGTTGACTTAATCGAAATGAAGGCATACGTCTACGACAAGGATGAACTGGGTTCCTCATGGGACACTGTTGATATCCCTGCAGACATGCTGGAAGAAGCTAAGAAGCGTCATGAAGGCATCATCGAAAGCGTTGCTGACGTTGATGATGAAATCATGGAAAAGTACCTTGAAGGGGAAGAAATCTCCAAAGAGGAACTGAAGGCTGCTATCCGTCGTGCCACTTTACGTTTGGACTTATTCCCTGTCTTTGCTGGTTCTGCCTTCAAAGATAAGGGTGTTCAGATGTTGATGGACGCCGTTGTTGACTACTTACCATCTCCATTGGATGTTAAGCCTTACAACGCTACGGTTCCTGACACTGACGAAGCCGTTACTTTACGTGCTAACGATGACGATCCATTTGCTGCCTTGGCGTTCAAGGTTGCTACCGACCCATTCGTTGGTCGTTTAACTTACATCCGGGTTTACTCCGGTACTCTGGAAGCTGGTTCTTACGTACTTAACTCTACGAAGGACAAGCGTGAACGTGTTGGTCGTTTGCTGCAAATGCATTCAAATCACCGTCAAGAAATTCCAGAAGTCTTCTCTGGTGATATTGCTGGGGCCATTGGTTTGAAGAACACCACTACTGGTGACTCTTTAACCGACCCAGATCATCCATTACATTTGGAATCTATGGACTTCCCAGATCCAGTTATCCAGGTTGCCGTAGAACCAAAGACGAAGGCTGACCAAGACAAGATGAACACCGCCTTACAAAAGCTTTCTGAAGAAGACCCAACTTTCAAGGCTGAAACTAACCCTGAAACTGGTGAAACTCTGATTGCCGGGATGGGTGAACTTCACTTGGACATCATCATTGACCGGATGAAGCGTGAATTCAAGGTTGAAGCAAACATTGGTGCTCCTCAAGTTGCCTACCGTGAAGCCTTCACGAAGCCAACTAAGGTCCAAGGTAAGTTTGTTCGTCAATCTGGTGGTAAAGGTCAATATGGTGACGTTTGGATCGAATTTACCCCTAACGAACGTGGTAAGGGTTACGAATTCGAAGACGCTATCGTTGGTGGGGTTGTTCCTCGTGAATTTATCCCTTCAGTTGACCAAGGTCTGCAAGAAGCCATGGCAAACGGTGTGTTAGCCGGTTACCCATTGGTTGACGTTAAGGCTAAGTTATACGATGGTAGCTACCATGAAGTCGATTCTAGTGAAGCAGCCTTCAAGGTTGCCGCATCATTGGCTTTACGTAAGGCTGTCCAATCTGCTGGTCCCGTTATTCTTGAACCAATCATGAAGGTTGATATCTTGGTTCCTGAAGAATACATGGGTGATATCATGGGCCAAGTTACCGCACGTCGTGGTAAGGTCGATGGTATGGAAGCACGTGGTAACGCACAAATGATTCACTCTTACGTTCCGTTATCCGAAATGTTCGGTTACGCTACGACGTTACGTTCTGCATCACAAGGTCGTGGTACCTTCACCATGACGTTTGATCACTACGAACCAACGCCTAAGAGTGTTCAAGCTGACATTATCAAGAAGAACGGCGGTACTCCAGTCGAAGACTAG
- a CDS encoding MATE family efflux transporter, translating into MEELFERTSIPHAYFKLALPVVLSMVASMIYNLVDTYFVAQTQNTSLVAGVALCTPLFSVLIAIGDIFGLGGSSLISRLLGQKAYQVSSRVSSFCLYSAVVVGLLTTAVLLTATRPVLHLLGATPATYAYAKQFYQIMAIGAMPIIVSIVPGNLIRTEGFATQSMVGTLVGTVITIILDPILIFPMGMGAAGAALATVIGYSLSAGVLVYLTEHYCHVISVDVRRSRINRNLVKQVLFIGVPGSITNLMQAFGTAVLNRYLVAYGPTRVAAMGIVLKMYMIVMLVMVGFAFGAQPLIGYTFGAQNMTRFKKILRFDLLVEVGYALILAALLMIFAPQIISLFLHDGAVISAGTYMLRAFLATTPFVGAVLVYTTVFQSTGKAGGALIMSIARQGVFFYVMIVAGAAWLGYHGIIWSQPAADVLTCGLGWLLA; encoded by the coding sequence ATGGAAGAGTTATTTGAACGGACCTCAATTCCCCATGCATATTTCAAGCTGGCATTGCCAGTCGTCTTGAGTATGGTAGCCAGTATGATCTACAACCTGGTAGACACGTACTTTGTGGCCCAAACACAAAATACCAGCTTGGTTGCAGGGGTGGCCCTGTGTACGCCGCTATTTTCGGTTTTGATTGCCATCGGTGATATTTTTGGATTGGGCGGTAGTTCCCTGATTTCACGGTTACTGGGACAGAAGGCTTATCAAGTCAGTAGTCGCGTTAGCAGTTTCTGTTTATATAGTGCTGTTGTGGTGGGATTATTGACAACAGCCGTGTTATTGACAGCAACTCGTCCAGTTTTACATTTGTTAGGTGCGACCCCCGCGACGTATGCGTATGCGAAACAGTTTTATCAGATCATGGCAATTGGTGCAATGCCCATCATTGTGTCGATTGTTCCGGGAAATCTGATTCGGACTGAAGGTTTCGCGACCCAGTCGATGGTGGGAACCCTGGTGGGGACGGTGATCACCATTATCTTAGATCCAATTCTTATCTTTCCGATGGGTATGGGGGCAGCCGGTGCGGCGTTAGCCACCGTGATTGGGTATAGCCTATCAGCTGGAGTGCTCGTTTACCTAACCGAACATTACTGTCACGTTATCTCGGTAGATGTCCGGCGCAGTCGGATTAATCGTAATCTGGTTAAGCAGGTGTTGTTTATTGGGGTACCTGGGTCAATCACGAATTTGATGCAGGCTTTTGGAACGGCAGTGCTGAACCGTTATCTGGTCGCTTATGGACCGACTCGGGTGGCTGCGATGGGAATTGTCCTAAAAATGTACATGATTGTTATGCTAGTTATGGTTGGATTTGCCTTTGGCGCACAACCCTTGATTGGGTATACGTTTGGGGCGCAGAATATGACACGGTTTAAGAAAATTTTGCGGTTTGACCTTTTAGTAGAGGTAGGGTATGCCTTGATATTAGCGGCATTATTGATGATTTTTGCGCCACAGATCATTAGCCTCTTCTTACATGATGGGGCAGTCATTTCTGCGGGTACGTATATGCTGCGAGCCTTCCTGGCAACAACGCCATTCGTTGGCGCTGTGTTAGTTTACACGACGGTTTTCCAGAGTACAGGTAAGGCAGGAGGTGCTTTGATTATGTCAATTGCTCGCCAAGGTGTGTTTTTTTACGTCATGATTGTTGCCGGTGCGGCTTGGTTAGGCTACCATGGGATTATTTGGTCGCAACCAGCCGCAGACGTTCTAACCTGTGGTTTGGGTTGGCTGTTAGCCTGA